A window from Flavobacteriales bacterium encodes these proteins:
- a CDS encoding DUF1801 domain-containing protein, translated as MTSNLNHFYLHQGEPNRSCLLALRGLILKLDHRITETTKYGMPCFCIGKKMFCYLWVDKKTDEPYILIVEGNKIDHPSLEAGNRSRMKILRVNPNEDLPLSVINEVLDLALALYIN; from the coding sequence ATGACAAGCAACCTAAACCACTTTTACCTTCATCAGGGAGAGCCCAACCGAAGTTGTTTGCTGGCGTTGAGGGGGCTGATACTTAAACTGGATCACCGGATCACTGAAACGACAAAGTACGGAATGCCCTGTTTCTGCATCGGGAAGAAAATGTTCTGCTATCTATGGGTAGATAAAAAAACGGATGAGCCATATATCCTGATCGTGGAAGGAAACAAAATAGACCATCCCTCCCTGGAAGCAGGCAACCGTTCCCGAATGAAGATTCTAAGGGTCAACCCGAATGAGGATCTGCCGCTATCAGTCATTAACGAAGTACTGGATCTGGCATTGGCGCTCTACATCAATTAG